One Mycobacterium marseillense DNA window includes the following coding sequences:
- the pgeF gene encoding peptidoglycan editing factor PgeF yields the protein MSVRIRRVTTTRAGGVSKPPFDTFNLGDHVGDDPAAVAENRSRLAAGIGLRAGRVVWMNQVHGDRVEVVDGPREAAVDDTDALVTRTARLALAVVTADCVPVLMADARAGVAAAVHAGRVGAQRGVVARTVEAMLELGARPHDISALLGPAVSGLNYEVPAAMADEVEAALPGSRTTTGAGTPGLDLRAGIACQLQGLGVTAIDIDPRCTVGDPTLFSHRRDAPTGRLASLVWME from the coding sequence GTGAGCGTGCGCATCCGGCGGGTGACCACCACCCGCGCCGGTGGTGTCTCGAAGCCGCCCTTCGACACCTTCAATCTGGGCGACCACGTCGGGGATGATCCGGCGGCGGTCGCCGAAAACCGGTCCCGGTTGGCGGCGGGCATCGGCCTGCGCGCCGGCCGCGTGGTGTGGATGAACCAGGTCCACGGTGATCGGGTCGAGGTGGTCGACGGGCCGCGGGAGGCCGCGGTGGACGACACCGATGCGCTGGTGACCCGCACCGCGCGACTGGCGCTGGCGGTGGTGACCGCCGACTGCGTTCCGGTGTTGATGGCGGACGCGCGCGCCGGGGTGGCCGCGGCGGTGCACGCCGGCCGGGTCGGGGCCCAGCGCGGCGTGGTGGCGCGCACGGTGGAAGCCATGCTCGAACTGGGAGCGCGGCCCCACGACATTTCGGCCCTGCTGGGTCCGGCGGTCAGCGGCCTCAACTACGAGGTGCCGGCGGCGATGGCCGACGAGGTCGAAGCGGCCCTGCCGGGCAGCCGCACCACCACCGGAGCCGGAACCCCCGGGCTCGACCTGCGGGCCGGAATCGCTTGCCAGCTCCAGGGTTTGGGCGTCACCGCGATCGATATCGATCCGCGGTGCACGGTGGGCGACCCGACGTTGTTCAGCCATCGCCGGGACGCACCCACCGGGCGGCTGGCCTCGCTGGTCTGGATGGAGTGA
- a CDS encoding YggS family pyridoxal phosphate-dependent enzyme, whose protein sequence is MAVEISNGGDRESELTHALAAVRSRLAAAAEAAGRNVAEIEVLPITKFFPATDVVTLSRLGCRAVGESRDQEATAKVAEVTRLLAAPERAGVGNPRWHMVGHIQRNKARSVAGWAHTAHSVDSAHLVTALDRGVAAALAEGRRTDPMRIYVQVSLDGDESRGGVDISRPGAVDQMCDQVEGSTNLALAGLMAIPPLDSDPDEAFDRLQSEHRRVLESHRNAVGLSAGMSNDFEIAVKHGSTCVRVGTALLGRRRLPSP, encoded by the coding sequence ATGGCGGTGGAGATATCCAATGGGGGAGACCGCGAATCGGAATTGACCCACGCATTGGCGGCGGTGCGGTCCCGCCTCGCCGCGGCGGCAGAAGCGGCGGGCCGGAATGTGGCGGAAATCGAAGTTTTGCCGATTACCAAATTTTTTCCAGCAACCGACGTCGTGACTTTGTCCCGATTGGGTTGCCGCGCCGTCGGCGAATCGCGGGACCAGGAAGCGACGGCCAAAGTGGCCGAAGTCACTCGGCTGCTGGCGGCCCCGGAACGGGCGGGCGTGGGAAATCCGCGCTGGCACATGGTCGGTCATATCCAGCGGAACAAGGCCCGGTCGGTGGCCGGTTGGGCCCACACCGCCCACTCGGTCGACAGCGCCCACCTGGTGACCGCGCTGGACCGGGGAGTGGCGGCGGCGCTGGCCGAAGGCCGCCGCACCGACCCGATGCGGATCTACGTCCAGGTCAGCCTCGACGGCGACGAGTCGCGCGGCGGCGTGGACATTTCCCGGCCGGGGGCCGTCGACCAGATGTGTGACCAGGTCGAGGGGTCGACCAACCTGGCTCTGGCCGGCTTGATGGCCATCCCGCCGCTGGACTCCGATCCCGACGAGGCCTTTGACCGGCTCCAATCCGAACATCGACGGGTCCTCGAGTCGCACCGGAACGCGGTCGGGTTGTCCGCCGGCATGTCCAACGACTTCGAAATTGCCGTCAAACACGGATCGACATGTGTGCGTGTCGGTACCGCCCTATTGGGCCGACGGAGGTTACCGTCACCGTAA
- a CDS encoding cell division protein SepF has product MSTLHKVKAYFGMAPMDDYEDEYYDDRAPSRGFPRPRFDDGYGRYDGDDYDDPRREPADYPPPAGYRGGYAEEPRYGSVHPREFDRGERGGPRFGSWLRNSTRGALAMDPRRMAMMFEEGHPLSKITTLRPKDYSEARTIGERFRDGTPVIMDLVSMDNADAKRLVDFAAGLAFALRGSFDKVATKVFLLSPADVDVSPEERRRIAETGFYAYQ; this is encoded by the coding sequence ATGAGCACACTGCACAAAGTCAAGGCCTATTTCGGTATGGCCCCAATGGACGACTACGAAGACGAGTATTACGACGACCGTGCGCCTTCCCGCGGTTTCCCGCGCCCCCGATTTGACGACGGCTATGGCCGCTACGACGGCGACGACTACGACGACCCGCGCCGCGAGCCCGCCGACTACCCGCCGCCCGCCGGCTACCGCGGCGGCTACGCCGAGGAACCGCGCTACGGCTCCGTGCACCCCCGCGAGTTCGACCGGGGCGAGAGGGGCGGACCGCGCTTCGGTTCGTGGTTGCGCAATTCCACCCGCGGCGCGCTGGCGATGGACCCCCGCCGGATGGCGATGATGTTCGAAGAGGGTCACCCGCTGTCGAAGATCACCACGTTGCGGCCCAAGGACTACAGCGAGGCCCGCACCATCGGCGAGCGCTTCCGCGACGGCACCCCGGTCATCATGGACCTGGTGTCAATGGACAACGCCGACGCGAAGCGGCTCGTCGACTTCGCGGCCGGCCTGGCCTTCGCGCTGCGCGGCTCCTTCGACAAGGTGGCGACCAAGGTGTTCCTGCTGTCGCCCGCCGACGTCGACGTGTCCCCCGAGGAGCGGCGCCGGATCGCCGAAACCGGTTTCTACGCATACCAATAG
- a CDS encoding DivIVA domain-containing protein — MPLTPADVHNVAFSKPPIGKRGYNEDEVDAFLDLVEAELTRLIEENSDLRQRIEELDQELASGGGTAAPAAAAAPTQAIPVREPEPEPVKAAAAAPAAAVNNEEQAMKAARVLSLAQDTADRLTSTAQAESEKMLSDARANADQILSEARSTAETTVTEARQRADAMLADAQTRSETQLRQAQEKADALQADAERKHSEIMGTINQQRTVLEGRLEQLRTFEREYRTRLKTYLESQLEELGQRGSAAPVDSSAEAGGFDQFNRGNN, encoded by the coding sequence ATGCCGCTTACACCAGCCGACGTCCACAATGTGGCGTTCAGTAAGCCACCGATCGGCAAGCGGGGCTACAACGAAGACGAGGTGGATGCCTTCCTCGATCTGGTGGAAGCCGAGCTGACGCGACTCATCGAAGAGAACAGCGATCTGCGCCAACGGATTGAAGAGCTCGACCAGGAGCTGGCATCCGGCGGCGGGACCGCCGCCCCGGCCGCGGCCGCCGCGCCCACGCAGGCCATTCCTGTCCGCGAGCCCGAGCCGGAGCCCGTCAAGGCCGCCGCCGCCGCGCCGGCCGCGGCGGTCAACAACGAGGAACAGGCCATGAAGGCCGCTCGGGTGTTGAGCCTGGCCCAAGACACCGCCGACCGGCTCACCAGCACCGCGCAGGCCGAGTCGGAGAAGATGCTGTCCGACGCCCGCGCCAACGCCGACCAGATTCTCAGCGAGGCCCGCAGCACCGCCGAGACCACGGTCACCGAGGCCCGGCAGCGCGCCGACGCGATGTTGGCGGACGCGCAGACCCGCTCCGAAACCCAGTTGCGCCAGGCCCAGGAGAAGGCCGACGCCCTGCAGGCCGACGCCGAACGCAAGCACTCCGAGATCATGGGCACCATCAACCAGCAGCGCACGGTCCTGGAGGGTCGCCTCGAGCAGCTCCGCACCTTCGAGCGTGAATACCGCACCCGGCTCAAGACCTACCTGGAGTCTCAGCTCGAGGAACTCGGTCAGCGCGGGTCGGCGGCCCCCGTCGACTCCAGCGCGGAGGCCGGCGGGTTCGACCAGTTCAACCGCGGCAACAACTAG
- a CDS encoding YggT family protein, whose protein sequence is MVLFFQILGFALFIFWLLLIARVVVEFIRSFSRDWHPTGITVVVLEIIMSITDPPVKLLRRLIPQLTIGAVRFDLSIMVLLLVAFIGMQLAFGAAA, encoded by the coding sequence TTGGTGTTGTTCTTTCAGATCCTTGGGTTTGCGCTGTTCATCTTCTGGCTGCTGCTCATCGCCCGGGTCGTCGTCGAGTTCATCCGCTCGTTCAGCCGGGATTGGCACCCCACCGGGATCACCGTGGTGGTGCTGGAGATCATCATGTCGATCACCGATCCGCCCGTGAAACTGCTCCGCCGGCTGATCCCCCAACTCACCATCGGAGCGGTCCGCTTCGACCTGTCGATCATGGTGCTGTTGCTGGTCGCGTTCATCGGGATGCAGCTGGCGTTCGGCGCCGCGGCGTGA